One genomic window of Micropterus dolomieu isolate WLL.071019.BEF.003 ecotype Adirondacks linkage group LG06, ASM2129224v1, whole genome shotgun sequence includes the following:
- the LOC123972965 gene encoding cysteine/serine-rich nuclear protein 2-like, with the protein MYINPHSHKMRGILKRKFAEVDDNPCYSSSSPPSSSLSSPVSSEWESDGESSPSDIQDFTPHSPSSPTRLPIRSTLKRPKLAGAKSNVRFDQVTVFSFPRCQGFTSVPSHGGATLGMTRRHSTLQIYTVEEHALEQRQRHRERLRERQREERFKALKHKLLTSGAINQREAERLTVDQIQDEDTDIYISDAELEDGSFLQPYSSKQRQALLQAAGVKRIDREEKRQLHALRLSREACGCDCRGFCEPETCACSLAGIKCQVDRLNFPCGCTKDSCGNTQGRIEFNSRGVQTHYIHTAMRLELEKRLQDESLSQEDQTGFQEDLQEYVDQDEAHPVQNAQDKSCPFGFTMEEDDLPLTMPTTPSFHFIPERLVVEENSCSSNMTESSCSSSDSDAGGCLNGSQNLPEVDGGLSCAVSICDSDNNNYSTCSQLQRSSNTSTYSTPNDSKGQLTANTFTDNINWTSLSDYLDENANQSRDFFDNDSLDNFPNTPSPTVDYCSGRYVDLSLSSDSDLEFFHCDYTSGPLHSSFKLHRQPDAVCHLQLYSSVNLPQYESSTYLLESLIGLTEPSPEQGYAASNTKLL; encoded by the exons ATGTATATCAACCCCCACAGCCACAAAATGAGAGGCATCCTCAAGAGAAAGTTTGCAGAGGTAGATGACAACCCCtgctactcctcctcctctcctccgtcttcctccctctcctcccctgtCTCCTCAGAGTGGGAGTCCGATGGGGAGAGCAGCCCCTCTGACATCCAGGATTTCACACCTCACAGTCCTTCTTCACCTACCAGATTACCCA TTCGGTCCACCCTGAAGAGGCCCAAGCTCGCAGGTGCAAAGAGCAACGTGCGCTTTGATCAAGTGACAGTGTTCAGTTTCCCACGCTGCCAGGGCTTCACCAGTGTGCCCAGCCATGGAGGTGCCACCCTGGGCATGACGCGGAGGCACAGCACCCTCCAAATATACACGGTGGAAGAGCATGCACTGGAGCAACGGCAAAGGCACAGAGAGAGGCttagagaaagacagagagaagagcgGTTCAAGgcactgaaacacaaa TTGCTCACTAGTGGGGCCATTAACCAGAGGGAAGCAGAGAGGCTCACTGTGGATCAAATCCAAGATGAAGACACTGACATCTACATCAGTGATGCTGAGCTGGAGGATGGAAGTTTCCTTCAGCCGTACTCCTCCAAACAGCGGCAGGCTCTCCTCCAGGCAGCGGGGGTGAAGCGCATAGACAGGGAGGAGAAGAGGCAGCTCCACGCCCTGCGTCTCTCCCGGGAGGCCTGTGGATGTGACTGCCGAGGCTTTTGTGAGCCAGAGACCTGCGCATGCAGTCTGGCGGGAATCAAGTGCCAG GTGGACCGCTTGAACTTCCCATGTGGCTGCACTAAGGACAGCTGTGGAAACACTCAGGGGCGCATCGAGTTCAACTCCCGAGGTGTGCAGACTCATTACATCCACACCGCCATGAGACTCGAACTGGAGAAGCGACTGCAAGATGAATCACTGAGCCAAGAGGATCAGACAGGGTTCCAAGAGGACCTTCAAGAGTATGTGGACCAGGATGAGGCCCATCCAGTGCAGAATGCACAGGACAAGAGCTGCCCATTTGGGTTCACCATGGAGGAAGATGACCTTCCCCTCACCATGCCAACCACTCCTTCCTTTCATTTCATCCCAGAGCGGTTGGTAGTGGAGGAGAACAgttgcagcagcaacatgacCGAATCCTCTTGctcctcctctgactctgaTGCAGGAGGATGTCTTAATGGGAGTCAGAATCTCCCTGAAGTTGATGGAGGGTTGTCGTGTgctgtcagcatctgtgactctgacaataataactactctacaTGCAGCCAACTGCAGCGCAGCAGCAACACTTCCACTTACAGCACTCCTAATGACAGTAAGGGACAACTGACAGCCAATACATTCACAGACAATATAAACTGGACTTCACTGTCAGATTACCTTGATGAGAATGCAAACCAATCCAGAGACTTCTTTGACAATGACTCTCTTGATAACTTCCCCAACACTCCCTCCCCCACTGTGGACTATTGCTCTGGCAGATACGTGGACCTGAGTctctcctctgactctgacctGGAGTTCTTTCACTGTGACTACACCTCTGGACCTCTGCACAGCTCTTTCAAACTACACAGACAACCAGACGCCGTTTGTCACCTCCAGCTGTATAGCTCTGTTAATTTGCCACAGTACGAGTCGAGCACCTACCTCCTGGAGTCTCTGATCGGCCTGACTGAACCGAGCCCAGAACAGGGTTATGCAGCCAGCAATACCAAGCTTTTATAG